One genomic segment of Arcobacter lacus includes these proteins:
- a CDS encoding Eco57I restriction-modification methylase domain-containing protein, translated as MSMFQKSVINSIKQDESLVALRWAKFQEFLSKVDYIKTVKEEKYQDGFLKDVFESCLGYTLDMTNPSNFNLEREKKNETDGKKADGVIYVDEKIVGVIELKAQDTKNLDKIEAQAFNYHASHSNSKYIIISNFDELRFYIDKKTAYEKFSLFNLDYEEFKKLHLLISFESIKNDIPLKIKEKTASFEQNISKELYKDFSHFRNHLFENIITNNENIDKSTLLRLTQKLCDRIIFILFAEDRGLLTPNTIKQIRERHSQDVFGNPMYEYYKIYFDAINQGNERLNIPKYNGGLFSKDELLDSLKIDDNVLNMEAQKLSDYDFASEVSVNILGHIFEQSLTDLEEIQANINNTDFDKTKSKRKKDGVFYTPEYITKYIVDNTLGKMCTQKREELNLSNVTAPTNPKKLTKVEQQIKDNLEIYKDWLFNLKILDPACGSGAFLNQALEYLIKEHKQLQNDLALMGDLFSSYTVEESVLEHNLYGVDINEDAVEIAKLSLWLRTAQRGRALTNLNDKIICANSLLEMPFEENSFDVVIGNPPYVVLNPELLKDYNFVKGNYNTYIAFVEKSLKLLKEERYLGFIIPNTWFSGDNYLDFRNHIINEFSLDEIIQLPYDIFEAYIDTSIVLVSKNKNTDYTKCYKYDIRNYQNEISIENLFSFPNKEWIRYGKVFLNNQLLKIGEKVLFSEKNVKLGEISFINRGCLPPKEDEKFIKSDEYDLRWFEEQVFRYTIEKSNLISYVNYNNLRENKPIELYKAEKLLARQLMSRQFRMNITYLNEEVAFKKNLYAIYNLNSDYKYLYILSILNSTLFSFVQINFNTSLQRDDFPAFSLNDFKNFNIPKIDINNQKPFIQKANLMLELNKKLQETKQNFYDELKLEKLTTKLQKFEELEFDDFIKEYTKSKKIKFADKLEERNFKNAWKALFENDKKEVLEIQNQINKTDKEIDQMVYKLYDLTEDEIKIVEGN; from the coding sequence ATGTCTATGTTTCAAAAATCAGTAATAAATAGTATCAAACAAGATGAAAGTTTGGTGGCTCTACGATGGGCAAAATTTCAAGAATTTTTATCAAAAGTTGATTATATAAAAACAGTAAAAGAAGAAAAATACCAAGATGGATTTTTAAAAGATGTTTTTGAAAGTTGTTTGGGTTATACACTTGATATGACTAATCCGTCTAATTTTAATTTAGAGCGTGAAAAGAAAAATGAAACAGATGGCAAAAAAGCCGATGGTGTTATTTATGTAGATGAAAAAATAGTTGGTGTTATCGAACTAAAAGCACAAGATACAAAAAATCTTGATAAGATTGAAGCCCAAGCTTTTAATTATCATGCATCACACTCAAACTCAAAATATATTATTATCTCAAATTTTGATGAACTAAGATTTTACATAGATAAAAAAACAGCTTATGAGAAATTTTCTCTTTTTAATCTTGATTATGAAGAGTTTAAAAAGCTTCATCTTCTAATTTCTTTTGAAAGTATTAAAAATGATATTCCTCTAAAAATCAAAGAAAAAACAGCAAGTTTTGAGCAAAATATTTCAAAAGAACTTTATAAAGATTTCTCACATTTTAGAAATCATCTTTTCGAAAATATTATAACAAACAATGAAAACATAGATAAATCAACGCTTCTGCGACTTACTCAAAAACTGTGTGATAGAATAATCTTCATACTTTTTGCAGAAGATAGAGGACTTTTAACTCCAAATACTATAAAACAAATCAGAGAACGACACAGTCAAGATGTTTTTGGTAATCCTATGTATGAATACTATAAAATCTATTTTGATGCTATAAATCAAGGAAATGAAAGATTAAATATTCCAAAATACAATGGTGGTTTATTTTCAAAAGATGAATTACTCGATAGTTTAAAAATAGATGATAATGTTCTTAATATGGAAGCACAAAAATTAAGTGATTATGATTTTGCTAGTGAAGTATCAGTAAATATTTTAGGACATATATTTGAACAATCTTTAACAGATTTAGAAGAGATACAAGCAAATATAAACAATACAGATTTTGACAAAACAAAATCAAAAAGAAAAAAAGATGGAGTTTTTTATACTCCTGAATATATCACAAAATATATTGTTGATAATACTTTAGGCAAGATGTGTACACAAAAAAGAGAAGAGTTAAACTTATCAAATGTAACAGCACCAACAAATCCAAAAAAACTTACAAAAGTAGAACAACAAATAAAAGATAATCTTGAAATATATAAAGATTGGCTTTTTAATCTAAAAATCCTTGACCCAGCGTGTGGAAGTGGAGCATTTTTAAATCAAGCGTTAGAGTATCTGATAAAAGAACATAAACAACTACAAAATGATTTAGCACTTATGGGAGATTTATTCTCATCTTATACAGTTGAAGAAAGCGTACTTGAACATAATCTTTATGGAGTGGACATAAATGAAGATGCTGTTGAAATAGCAAAACTCTCATTATGGCTTAGAACTGCTCAAAGAGGAAGAGCTTTAACTAATTTAAATGATAAGATTATTTGTGCAAATTCTCTTTTAGAAATGCCATTTGAAGAAAATAGTTTTGATGTAGTTATTGGAAATCCACCTTATGTGGTTTTAAATCCTGAATTACTAAAAGATTATAATTTTGTAAAAGGAAATTATAATACTTATATAGCATTTGTTGAAAAATCATTAAAATTATTAAAAGAAGAAAGATATTTAGGTTTTATAATTCCTAATACTTGGTTTTCAGGAGATAATTATTTAGATTTTAGAAATCATATAATTAACGAATTTAGTTTAGATGAAATCATTCAATTACCTTATGATATTTTTGAAGCTTATATTGATACTTCTATTGTATTAGTTTCAAAAAATAAAAATACAGATTATACAAAATGTTATAAATATGATATTAGAAATTATCAAAATGAAATTTCTATTGAAAATTTATTTTCTTTTCCAAATAAAGAATGGATAAGATATGGTAAAGTTTTTTTAAATAATCAATTATTGAAAATAGGAGAAAAGGTATTATTTTCAGAAAAAAATGTTAAATTAGGTGAAATTTCTTTTATAAATAGAGGTTGTTTACCACCAAAAGAAGATGAAAAATTTATTAAATCTGATGAATATGATTTAAGATGGTTTGAAGAACAAGTTTTTAGATACACCATTGAAAAATCTAATTTAATTTCTTATGTAAATTATAATAATTTACGAGAAAATAAACCAATAGAATTATACAAAGCTGAAAAATTATTGGCAAGACAACTTATGAGCAGACAATTTAGAATGAATATTACATATTTAAATGAGGAAGTCGCATTTAAAAAGAATTTATATGCTATTTATAATCTAAATTCAGATTATAAATATTTATATATACTTTCTATTTTAAATAGTACATTATTTAGTTTTGTTCAAATTAACTTTAATACATCTTTACAAAGAGATGATTTTCCTGCATTTAGTCTTAATGATTTTAAAAATTTCAATATTCCAAAAATTGATATAAATAATCAAAAGCCATTTATCCAAAAAGCTAACTTAATGCTTGAATTAAATAAAAAATTGCAAGAAACAAAACAAAACTTTTATGATGAATTAAAACTTGAAAAACTTACAACCAAACTACAAAAATTTGAAGAATTAGAGTTTGATGATTTTATAAAAGAATACACAAAATCAAAAAAAATAAAATTCGCCGATAAACTAGAAGAAAGAAATTTCAAAAACGCTTGGAAAGCCCTTTTTGAAAATGATAAAAAAGAAGTCCTAGAAATCCAAAATCAAATCAATAAAACAGATAAAGAAATCGACCAAATGGTTTATAAACTTTATGATTTAACAGAAGATGAGATTAAGATTGTTGAGGGAAATTAG
- a CDS encoding DUF2971 domain-containing protein: MEELKKAILDNLYKTNFYEALKNIKQLENNFPNKEEILFFYYYLYDLMYWISRNKQNASFDEIEKSKNKYFEKIIQKNGNDKSQSYLQLYLFLKENFTIFNRFIWFRKYEKEKDLLNHVLQENPKNLDAQFYLLFIDKENKKCFDFLMKNILDTQIVQKFIDNLRYKDEYLDDIQKLREKYNLTTEQSELFYKKEKKDYEGLYCYFNKYKERKNKYLHIITYGKVCFELQKYEEAIEYNENKKDKSSNDFFILGECYERIDNKRKAIQCYKNYYNNFRSGYWKNGINKLFELHAYDEIKDILKKEKSSLHEIEKTFFEAKILNIEKQYTNSINHLSSLTHKLQNHHDDLKKDIYFLYIQNNYELTLDYIEKSYQRIIDEKDFEADDIFGLSYSILSTFNEMKKYIKKLNIEYKNEFRKEAKSYLDKIRKLYIKKIRMIYKESKKQNIKLSDDRKLYYLSAFINTKAIKERIDIYKNKIKIEPDNPKYFLELGKLEYQKSKKTDKKYKKAVKSLEKSIELANKYFVNLDGESELLLVKIKKSKGEKKSYFDKSIKDYLFYNSFQKDIYTIFFEQTLYKYQSFSLNALSSLSENYLYFPTPEQLNDPFDVASESLEKQFKNLKLNKSDFKLCSLSQINDNKLMWSHYTQEHSGICVGYKFLYLPNYVGKSKVKYQNTNLVEKDIFNGILDYWTIKSEDWEYEQEVRLLHYGDKQKIHYTFDVSEAIEKNIIALQIESIIFGLKFQYEASIKPIILEIEKKQKKKINLFKANQRKQKLVLEEVNEKK; the protein is encoded by the coding sequence ATGGAAGAATTAAAAAAAGCAATACTAGATAATTTATATAAAACAAACTTTTATGAAGCATTGAAAAATATTAAACAATTAGAAAATAATTTTCCAAATAAAGAAGAAATACTATTTTTTTACTATTATTTATATGATTTGATGTACTGGATTAGTAGAAATAAACAGAATGCTTCATTTGATGAAATAGAAAAATCTAAAAATAAATATTTTGAAAAAATAATACAAAAAAATGGAAATGATAAATCACAAAGTTATCTTCAATTATATTTATTTTTAAAAGAAAATTTTACAATATTTAACCGTTTTATATGGTTTAGAAAATATGAAAAAGAGAAAGATTTATTAAATCACGTATTACAAGAAAACCCTAAAAATCTTGATGCACAATTTTATTTGCTTTTTATTGATAAAGAAAATAAAAAGTGCTTTGATTTTTTGATGAAAAATATATTAGATACTCAAATTGTACAAAAATTTATAGATAATCTTCGGTACAAAGATGAATATTTAGATGATATTCAAAAACTTAGGGAAAAATACAATCTTACTACAGAACAAAGTGAGTTATTTTATAAAAAAGAAAAAAAAGACTATGAGGGTTTATATTGTTATTTCAATAAATATAAAGAAAGAAAAAATAAATATTTACATATTATAACTTATGGAAAAGTTTGTTTTGAATTACAAAAGTACGAGGAAGCAATAGAATATAATGAGAACAAAAAAGATAAGAGTAGTAATGATTTTTTTATACTTGGTGAATGTTATGAAAGAATAGATAACAAAAGAAAAGCAATTCAGTGTTATAAAAATTATTACAACAATTTTCGTTCAGGCTATTGGAAAAATGGTATTAATAAATTATTTGAACTTCACGCTTATGATGAAATAAAAGATATACTAAAAAAAGAAAAATCTAGTCTACATGAGATAGAAAAAACTTTTTTTGAAGCTAAGATATTAAATATTGAAAAACAATATACAAATAGCATAAATCATCTTAGCAGTTTAACTCATAAATTACAAAATCATCACGATGACTTGAAAAAAGATATTTATTTTTTGTATATACAAAATAATTATGAACTAACATTGGATTACATTGAAAAATCATACCAGAGAATAATTGATGAAAAAGATTTTGAAGCAGATGATATATTTGGATTAAGTTATTCTATTTTATCAACTTTTAACGAGATGAAAAAATATATAAAAAAGCTTAACATAGAATATAAAAATGAGTTTAGAAAAGAAGCTAAATCATACCTTGATAAAATTCGTAAGTTATATATCAAAAAAATAAGAATGATTTATAAGGAATCTAAAAAACAAAATATTAAACTTAGTGATGATAGAAAGCTTTATTATCTCTCTGCTTTTATAAATACAAAAGCAATAAAAGAAAGAATTGATATTTATAAAAATAAAATTAAAATAGAACCCGATAATCCTAAATATTTTTTAGAACTTGGAAAGTTAGAATATCAAAAATCAAAAAAAACAGACAAAAAGTATAAAAAAGCCGTCAAATCTCTTGAAAAATCTATAGAATTAGCAAATAAATATTTTGTAAATCTTGATGGTGAATCTGAATTATTATTGGTGAAAATCAAAAAATCAAAAGGAGAAAAAAAGAGTTATTTTGATAAAAGTATTAAAGACTATTTATTTTATAACTCTTTTCAAAAAGACATTTACACAATATTTTTTGAACAAACTTTATATAAATATCAAAGTTTCTCTTTAAATGCCTTATCAAGTTTATCGGAGAATTATTTATATTTTCCAACTCCCGAACAACTTAATGACCCTTTTGATGTTGCATCAGAATCTTTAGAGAAACAGTTTAAAAATTTGAAATTAAATAAAAGTGATTTTAAACTATGTTCTTTGTCACAAATTAATGATAATAAATTGATGTGGTCGCATTATACACAAGAGCATAGTGGAATATGTGTTGGATATAAATTTTTATATTTGCCAAATTATGTTGGAAAATCTAAGGTTAAATATCAAAATACTAATTTAGTTGAAAAAGATATATTTAATGGTATTTTAGATTATTGGACTATTAAATCGGAAGATTGGGAATACGAGCAGGAAGTAAGATTATTACATTATGGTGATAAACAAAAGATACATTATACTTTTGATGTTAGTGAAGCTATTGAAAAAAATATAATAGCATTACAAATAGAATCTATAATTTTTGGTTTAAAATTTCAATATGAAGCTAGTATAAAACCTATAATTTTAGAAATTGAAAAAAAGCAAAAGAAAAAAATAAATCTTTTTAAAGCAAATCAAAGAAAGCAAAAGTTGGTATTAGAAGAAGTAAATGAGAAAAAATAA
- a CDS encoding ORF6N domain-containing protein, which yields MQELIINENNIKDKIHTIRNQQVILDRDLAELYGVETKVLNQAVKRNEARFPNDFMFQLSKEEFENWRSQFVTSNSDKMGLRRPPYAFTEQGVSMLSAVLKSDIAIDISVKIIRAFVEMRKMINSDNALFYKIDFLEKRQISYELKTDTKINQILNALEDKSLKPKQGIFYDGQIFDAYVFVNDLLKNAVEEVILIDNYVDDTVFTLFSKYPNIKIKIYTSNITKQIKLDFQKYQTQYKNTELFEFRNSHDRFLIIDKKEVYHLGASIKDLGKKWFAFSKFEIENLKILERLK from the coding sequence ATGCAAGAACTTATAATAAATGAAAACAATATAAAAGATAAAATTCATACAATAAGAAACCAACAAGTAATTTTAGATAGAGATTTAGCAGAACTTTATGGAGTGGAAACAAAAGTTTTAAATCAAGCAGTAAAAAGAAATGAAGCAAGATTTCCAAATGATTTTATGTTTCAACTCTCAAAAGAAGAATTTGAAAATTGGAGGTCACAATTTGTGACTTCCAATTCTGATAAGATGGGACTAAGAAGACCACCTTATGCTTTTACAGAACAAGGTGTTTCTATGTTAAGTGCTGTTTTAAAAAGTGATATAGCAATTGATATAAGTGTCAAAATCATAAGAGCATTTGTGGAAATGAGAAAGATGATTAATTCAGATAATGCTTTATTTTATAAAATTGATTTTTTAGAAAAAAGACAAATTTCCTATGAACTAAAAACAGATACTAAAATAAACCAAATATTAAATGCATTAGAAGATAAATCTCTCAAACCTAAACAAGGGATATTCTACGATGGGCAAATATTTGATGCTTATGTTTTTGTAAATGATTTGCTAAAAAATGCAGTTGAAGAAGTAATTTTGATAGATAATTATGTAGATGACACAGTTTTTACTCTTTTTTCAAAATATCCAAATATTAAAATAAAAATCTATACATCAAATATCACAAAACAAATTAAACTAGATTTCCAAAAATATCAAACTCAATACAAAAATACGGAACTTTTTGAGTTCAGAAACTCCCATGATAGATTTTTAATTATTGATAAAAAAGAAGTTTATCATCTAGGAGCAAGTATTAAAGATTTAGGTAAAAAATGGTTTGCTTTTTCAAAATTTGAAATAGAAAATTTAAAGATTTTGGAGAGATTGAAATAA